One part of the Bacteroidia bacterium genome encodes these proteins:
- a CDS encoding aminotransferase class I/II-fold pyridoxal phosphate-dependent enzyme, whose product MKIADFKLERYFAKYEFSAKYLLSSSDCDGFGMAEILDQANGEEKALWDDLKLGYTESEGHPLLKECIASLYQNIRPEQVLVSSPGEANFILMNTLLERGDHVICMRPAYQSLYQVVKSLEVELSYWGADPQSWIYDPGDLQDLVQPNTKLIIVNFPHNPTGAFPKMDEWEAIIDIARKQGAYLYADEMYRLLIHKQTEEIPAACDRYEKAISLWGMAKSFGMAGLRIGWLASQDKSVLKKVLSFKDYLSICNSATSEILSIIALRHKEHFLQINLDKIQANIQHFHHFQQNHDDLISFVPPRAGSTAFAQLHLNESSLEFSERLVQETGIMALPAEMFEFGEKHIRVGFGRKNFAEILEVLGSYLSDNY is encoded by the coding sequence ATGAAGATCGCAGATTTTAAGCTGGAGCGTTACTTTGCCAAGTATGAGTTTAGTGCCAAATACCTGCTTTCCAGTTCGGACTGTGATGGCTTTGGAATGGCGGAAATTCTGGATCAGGCGAATGGGGAAGAAAAAGCCTTATGGGATGACTTGAAATTGGGGTATACGGAATCGGAAGGGCATCCCTTACTCAAAGAGTGTATAGCGAGTTTGTACCAGAATATTCGGCCCGAACAAGTATTGGTGTCTTCACCGGGTGAAGCAAATTTCATCCTGATGAATACACTTCTGGAAAGAGGCGACCATGTCATCTGTATGAGGCCTGCCTATCAGAGTTTGTATCAAGTCGTAAAATCTCTGGAGGTAGAATTGTCTTATTGGGGGGCCGATCCCCAAAGCTGGATCTATGATCCAGGGGATCTCCAGGATTTGGTACAGCCAAATACCAAACTCATCATTGTCAATTTTCCTCACAATCCTACAGGCGCTTTCCCGAAAATGGATGAGTGGGAGGCAATTATCGACATTGCACGTAAACAAGGGGCTTATCTGTATGCTGATGAAATGTATCGTTTGCTCATTCATAAACAGACGGAAGAAATCCCAGCTGCTTGTGATAGGTACGAAAAGGCGATTAGTTTATGGGGCATGGCCAAGAGTTTTGGAATGGCTGGTTTAAGAATAGGTTGGTTAGCCTCTCAAGACAAATCTGTGCTTAAAAAAGTGCTATCCTTCAAAGACTATCTAAGTATCTGTAATAGCGCGACCAGTGAAATCCTCTCCATCATTGCGCTCAGGCATAAAGAACATTTCCTCCAGATAAATCTGGATAAAATTCAAGCAAACATTCAGCACTTTCACCATTTTCAACAGAATCATGATGATCTGATTTCCTTTGTTCCTCCCAGGGCAGGCTCAACCGCTTTCGCCCAACTTCACCTAAATGAAAGTAGCCTGGAATTTAGCGAAAGACTGGTGCAGGAAACGGGAATCATGGCCCTTCCTGCTGAGATGTTTGAATTTGGCGAGAAACACATTCGCGTAGGTTTTGGGAGAAAGAATTTTGCAGAAATTCTGGAGGTCTTGGGTAGTTATCTGAGTGATAATTATTAG
- a CDS encoding sterol desaturase family protein, translating into MNMSALEYWWREATGALYDYFFYASIVFVLFYVILRKPLWYRKVQKKMPKLSDYGRDIMYSIISVTIFATVALTTFRFLGEYVNTYKEIEEYGMVYYIFTWVYMFFIHDTYFYWMHRMMHMPQLFKHVHLVHHKSTNPSPWTAYAFHPFEAFLEAMIIPILAFGLPLHRYAIGSFLLFQIMYNVYGHLGFEIYPKNFHKTWIGRFINTSVAHNLHHKRFRGNYGLYFLTWDRWMGTVRNDYDKTYEETTAPEKKQEAPVAV; encoded by the coding sequence ATGAACATGTCTGCTTTGGAATATTGGTGGAGAGAAGCTACAGGAGCTTTGTATGATTATTTCTTTTACGCCAGTATCGTATTTGTCCTCTTTTACGTCATCTTGAGAAAGCCGCTTTGGTACAGGAAGGTGCAAAAGAAAATGCCGAAACTCAGTGATTATGGCAGAGACATCATGTATTCAATTATCTCGGTTACCATATTTGCTACGGTGGCCCTGACTACTTTTCGCTTTTTAGGGGAATATGTAAACACCTATAAGGAAATCGAAGAATATGGGATGGTCTACTATATTTTCACCTGGGTCTATATGTTCTTCATTCATGACACCTATTTCTACTGGATGCACCGAATGATGCATATGCCACAGCTTTTCAAACACGTACATCTGGTCCATCATAAATCTACCAATCCCTCTCCCTGGACAGCTTATGCTTTCCATCCTTTTGAAGCCTTTCTTGAAGCTATGATCATTCCGATTCTTGCTTTTGGATTGCCGCTACACCGCTATGCGATTGGTTCATTTCTCTTGTTCCAAATTATGTACAATGTGTACGGACATCTCGGTTTTGAAATCTATCCCAAAAATTTCCACAAAACCTGGATAGGAAGGTTTATCAATACTTCTGTCGCTCATAATCTTCATCACAAAAGGTTCAGAGGGAATTACGGTTTATATTTCCTGACCTGGGACAGATGGATGGGTACTGTGAGGAATGATTATGATAAGACTTATGAAGAGACTACGGCTCCTGAGAAGAAGCAGGAAGCACCCGTAGCTGTTTAA
- a CDS encoding helix-turn-helix domain-containing protein, with product MNFSILNLIVILGSIQGFLLALVFLTNKQFNKKSNQFLAILICTLSMPNLVNALKELPIGEAYPILEFLPIYLLFLIPFSLYYYIQYLTKPEYRFSKKEYLLLIPALIQLLFQLFLLWLYLADSPLLGKENRVLWVCNSLFEAGSMFATFVVLMLVIRKLNRYEASLVENYANIESQSLSWLKNTMIVSLLLWACWFIPFVSGYGAESRKYYYPLFLGQAFISYWLGYAMYSRRDIFENNEILSEEGKTLNSVPELSQKTDEHYQKLLSLIAEEKLFKNPDISMTLLAAKMKLSNGYLSQIINQKEGKNFFEFINDYRVEEVKRNLADPNFDHFSILGIGLEAGFKSKSTFNAVFKKMTGNTPTAYKRLLIEEKKGSKHLN from the coding sequence TTGAATTTCTCTATCTTAAACCTGATCGTAATACTTGGCAGCATACAGGGCTTTCTCCTGGCGCTGGTATTCCTCACGAACAAACAATTCAATAAAAAGAGCAATCAGTTCCTCGCGATTCTGATTTGCACGCTTTCTATGCCCAATTTGGTCAATGCGCTCAAGGAGCTCCCAATCGGAGAAGCATACCCTATCCTGGAATTTCTTCCCATTTATCTCCTTTTCCTGATTCCTTTTAGCCTCTACTACTATATTCAATACCTTACAAAACCTGAGTATAGGTTTAGTAAGAAAGAATACCTCTTATTGATTCCGGCCCTTATACAGCTACTCTTTCAGCTATTTCTCCTTTGGCTTTATCTCGCAGACTCTCCCCTTCTGGGCAAGGAAAATCGTGTCCTTTGGGTTTGTAATTCTCTTTTCGAAGCTGGATCCATGTTTGCCACTTTCGTTGTTCTCATGTTGGTTATCCGTAAGCTAAATCGATATGAAGCGAGCCTGGTAGAGAATTATGCCAATATCGAAAGTCAGAGTTTAAGTTGGCTCAAGAATACAATGATCGTGAGTCTTTTGCTATGGGCTTGTTGGTTTATTCCTTTTGTATCCGGTTATGGAGCTGAAAGCAGGAAGTATTATTATCCCCTCTTTCTCGGACAAGCATTTATTTCCTACTGGTTGGGATATGCCATGTATAGCCGTCGGGACATTTTTGAGAATAATGAAATTTTGAGTGAGGAAGGCAAAACCCTTAATTCAGTACCCGAACTTTCCCAAAAAACAGATGAGCATTATCAGAAGCTTCTCAGCCTGATTGCAGAAGAGAAATTATTCAAGAATCCTGATATAAGCATGACTTTGTTAGCTGCCAAGATGAAACTTAGCAATGGATATCTTTCTCAGATCATCAACCAAAAGGAAGGAAAGAATTTCTTCGAATTTATCAATGACTATCGGGTGGAAGAAGTGAAGAGGAATTTGGCAGATCCCAATTTTGATCACTTCAGCATTTTGGGTATCGGTCTTGAGGCCGGCTTCAAATCAAAATCTACCTTCAATGCGGTTTTCAAAAAAATGACAGGAAATACGCCTACCGCATATAAAAGGTTGCTCATAGAAGAGAAAAAGGGGTCCAAACACCTCAACTAA
- a CDS encoding DUF2867 domain-containing protein, which produces MQIKESEHLKHDWISHELLKDFEIEDVWRFPVELKNEHQLSNFQAVMKSAMEDLESKGPAGILFKIRFFLGELFGWDKEMMEKELLKKGSLRERYASNYKLSGTDLPEPGDAEFTPVYHEENESLSEIENATVHAALHLGRVPLNEKIYTVQMAVYVKPKGSFGRIYMALIKPFRHSIVYPAFMKMIRKRWERYLAT; this is translated from the coding sequence ATGCAAATCAAAGAATCCGAACACTTAAAACATGACTGGATTTCCCATGAACTTCTCAAAGATTTCGAAATAGAGGATGTATGGCGATTTCCGGTTGAACTAAAGAACGAACATCAGTTAAGTAATTTTCAAGCGGTCATGAAATCGGCCATGGAAGATTTGGAAAGCAAAGGTCCGGCAGGCATTTTATTTAAAATCAGATTTTTTCTGGGCGAGCTTTTTGGCTGGGATAAAGAGATGATGGAAAAGGAGCTTCTCAAGAAAGGTAGCCTGAGAGAAAGGTATGCTTCAAATTATAAATTGTCAGGCACTGATCTTCCCGAGCCCGGTGATGCTGAGTTTACGCCCGTCTACCATGAAGAAAATGAATCTTTGTCTGAAATTGAAAATGCTACCGTTCATGCTGCTCTTCATTTAGGACGAGTACCTTTGAATGAGAAAATCTATACCGTTCAGATGGCCGTCTATGTAAAGCCTAAAGGTTCTTTTGGACGAATTTATATGGCCTTGATAAAGCCTTTCAGACATAGTATTGTCTACCCGGCTTTTATGAAAATGATTAGAAAGCGCTGGGAGAGATACCTGGCGACCTAA
- a CDS encoding amidohydrolase family protein: MKNILPILCLLFLISSCDFGPKKQEVKLDYNIYFGDRLAGKQEIWKDEQGFQRYVFEFNDRGRGPRYEEKIKVDENGIKIFHEIIGHNYLKDTVYEVFDVKEGKASWESGSEDGSMNFSGEAHYANMDGSIGAYEVLVNALSNASDQSMPLLPSGQAKLSSLTSYTIGNRELSLAEINGFSFTPSYYWMDENMRFFATVSSWFTCIRVGEEGMKEELQKIQEEKEAGYLKGLASELTVKPEKGILIENVKLFDANSGQLIPNKNVIIEGNKITQISNYGGATPKDLEVISGDELTLFPGMFDMHTHISNTDGIMHLAAGVTSVRDMANSFDLPDLKAEFESNELIGPRIVVMAGFVDQAGPYAGPTGKIVESLEEGLEGIQFYKDRGYQQIKLYSSIDPAWVKELTKKAHELGLRISGHIPAFMTAEQAVRDGYDEIQHVNMLALNFLSDTIDTRTPLRFSMIAENTHALDTEGTEFKNFVKLLMDKNIVVDPTVSIFEGMLTTKSGEPDPSFEVILDRLPVQVKRGYYSGGLPIPEGKDAQYKASYQKLLDIVRELFYNNVTIVPGTDAMAGFGLHRELENYVRAGIPEWEVMRIATIVSAEVCGKKEELGSIEEGKMADMFLIDGNPLENISDIRKVVLTIKDGLIYKPDQLYKSIGVKP; the protein is encoded by the coding sequence ATGAAAAATATACTCCCCATACTCTGTCTTCTCTTTTTAATAAGTTCTTGTGATTTCGGTCCGAAAAAGCAGGAAGTAAAACTGGATTACAATATTTACTTTGGTGATCGTCTTGCTGGAAAGCAGGAGATATGGAAAGACGAACAGGGGTTTCAACGATACGTTTTTGAGTTTAATGACAGAGGCCGTGGTCCCAGGTATGAGGAGAAGATTAAAGTAGACGAAAATGGGATTAAAATTTTCCATGAGATCATAGGGCATAACTATCTCAAAGACACGGTTTATGAAGTCTTTGATGTGAAGGAAGGAAAAGCCAGTTGGGAAAGTGGCTCAGAAGATGGAAGTATGAATTTCAGTGGAGAAGCTCACTATGCAAATATGGATGGGTCAATAGGAGCTTATGAAGTTCTGGTAAATGCCCTCAGCAATGCAAGCGATCAAAGTATGCCACTATTGCCAAGTGGACAAGCCAAACTCAGCAGCCTCACAAGCTATACAATTGGCAATAGAGAATTGAGTCTGGCAGAAATAAATGGATTTTCCTTCACCCCTTCCTATTACTGGATGGATGAAAATATGCGATTCTTTGCCACGGTTTCATCCTGGTTTACTTGTATCAGAGTAGGAGAGGAGGGGATGAAAGAAGAATTGCAAAAAATTCAGGAAGAAAAAGAAGCCGGCTACTTAAAAGGATTGGCCAGTGAGTTGACAGTAAAACCAGAGAAAGGGATTCTCATAGAAAATGTAAAACTTTTTGATGCCAATTCGGGACAGTTGATTCCCAATAAGAACGTGATCATAGAAGGAAACAAGATCACACAAATCAGCAATTACGGAGGAGCGACTCCCAAGGATCTGGAGGTGATTTCGGGAGATGAACTGACCCTTTTCCCGGGCATGTTTGATATGCATACCCATATCAGCAATACCGATGGCATTATGCACCTCGCAGCAGGAGTTACTTCTGTTCGGGATATGGCCAACTCTTTCGATCTGCCAGATTTGAAGGCAGAGTTTGAATCCAATGAACTGATCGGACCTCGCATAGTAGTGATGGCTGGATTTGTAGACCAGGCCGGACCTTATGCCGGACCTACAGGAAAAATCGTGGAGAGCCTGGAAGAAGGCTTAGAGGGCATTCAATTTTATAAAGACAGAGGCTATCAACAAATCAAACTTTACAGTTCTATTGATCCTGCCTGGGTAAAAGAACTGACAAAAAAAGCCCATGAGTTGGGATTGCGGATAAGCGGGCATATTCCCGCTTTTATGACAGCTGAGCAAGCCGTAAGAGATGGCTATGATGAAATCCAGCATGTCAATATGCTTGCCTTGAATTTCTTATCTGACACCATTGATACGCGTACCCCTTTACGGTTCTCCATGATTGCAGAAAATACGCATGCACTGGATACAGAAGGTACTGAGTTTAAAAACTTTGTAAAGCTTCTGATGGATAAGAATATCGTTGTTGATCCAACGGTTTCTATTTTTGAAGGCATGCTCACCACCAAATCTGGAGAACCCGATCCTTCTTTCGAAGTCATCCTCGATCGCCTCCCGGTGCAGGTAAAAAGAGGATACTATAGTGGAGGACTTCCCATTCCTGAAGGTAAAGATGCCCAATACAAGGCTTCCTATCAGAAACTTCTGGATATCGTGAGGGAGTTATTCTACAATAATGTGACAATCGTTCCCGGTACGGATGCCATGGCCGGATTTGGCTTGCATAGGGAATTGGAGAACTATGTACGGGCTGGAATTCCTGAATGGGAGGTGATGAGGATTGCCACCATTGTATCTGCTGAGGTTTGCGGAAAAAAAGAGGAACTAGGATCAATCGAAGAAGGGAAAATGGCAGATATGTTCCTGATTGATGGAAATCCCCTTGAAAATATATCTGATATCAGAAAAGTAGTCCTAACCATCAAAGACGGCTTGATTTATAAACCCGATCAACTCTATAAAAGCATTGGAGTAAAACCATAA
- a CDS encoding VOC family protein, which produces MKQNIINLSFVVREYEEALDFFTRVLNFDVLEDFAQPEQNKRWIRVAPKGSTGPALVLGRAKNEAEKAAIGNQTGGRVFLFLHTDDFWRDYNDLRSKGVEFVRDAKEEAYGTVAVFKDLYGNLWDLIEHK; this is translated from the coding sequence ATGAAGCAAAATATCATCAACCTTTCCTTTGTAGTCAGAGAGTATGAAGAGGCTTTAGATTTTTTTACCCGGGTCCTCAACTTTGATGTTCTGGAAGACTTTGCTCAGCCAGAACAAAACAAGCGATGGATACGAGTAGCCCCTAAAGGTAGTACAGGACCTGCCCTGGTCCTGGGTAGGGCAAAGAATGAGGCTGAAAAAGCTGCGATAGGAAATCAAACTGGGGGAAGGGTATTTTTATTCTTGCATACCGATGATTTTTGGAGGGATTATAATGATCTTAGATCAAAAGGAGTAGAGTTTGTTCGGGATGCTAAAGAAGAAGCATATGGGACTGTAGCGGTATTTAAGGACCTATATGGCAATCTCTGGGACTTGATTGAACACAAATAG
- a CDS encoding VOC family protein, translated as MKIQKLRLYASQLPSLYKFYQQTLGFKEVLLTNNVLHIQAGKTELIFEKHPTGFIYHFAFLIPHEGIASAIDYLKERGIDVLLYKGEEVIDFGTGKAIYFHDPAGNIVEFIDRPDLQFLKEGKFSMDHILRVNEIGMPVDDPLSVSHELRNAYKIDIIQPEILGDNFCWIGDYEGVFIVVKRERHWLPTTIPSIINDFELEFVEGENSYSFRFEKGQIL; from the coding sequence GTGAAAATCCAAAAACTCCGTTTATACGCTAGCCAGCTACCTTCCCTTTATAAATTCTATCAGCAAACCCTCGGATTTAAGGAGGTTCTTCTGACCAATAATGTACTTCACATACAGGCTGGAAAAACTGAGCTTATTTTTGAAAAGCATCCCACAGGCTTTATCTATCATTTCGCCTTTCTCATTCCTCATGAAGGCATAGCTTCAGCAATCGACTATCTAAAAGAAAGGGGAATAGATGTACTCCTTTACAAGGGAGAAGAAGTCATAGATTTTGGAACAGGTAAAGCCATATATTTCCACGATCCCGCGGGCAATATAGTTGAGTTTATCGATCGTCCTGATTTGCAATTCCTGAAAGAGGGGAAATTCTCTATGGATCATATCCTCAGAGTGAATGAAATCGGGATGCCGGTAGATGATCCACTTTCTGTTTCACATGAGTTGAGAAACGCGTATAAGATCGATATAATTCAGCCTGAAATTTTGGGAGACAATTTTTGTTGGATAGGTGATTATGAAGGAGTTTTTATTGTGGTAAAACGAGAAAGGCATTGGTTGCCAACCACCATCCCTTCAATTATTAATGATTTCGAGCTTGAATTTGTGGAAGGGGAAAATTCTTATTCCTTTAGATTTGAAAAGGGTCAAATACTATGA
- a CDS encoding TonB-dependent receptor has product MSILLCSNAWAQFTATGTVNTEGDEPLVGASVLLKGSTLGAITGADGSFSIKVPGNSGTLVVSFVGYKTTEFEVTSSNPNIEIKLGEEVTTVDEVIIVGYGQEKRGSNTGAVSTVSSEVLEQVPLGSFEQTLQGNVAGVQSIMSNGQPGANVNILIRGQGSISASSDPLFVIDGIPVASGNLTVSAETSNPLATMNPNDIESVTVLKDAAATAIYGSRGANGVILITTKSGTPGKAKVEFRTQIGVNDWAIAEKNRLRGLTAEEYTHLYIEGYQNRSGEDIETIKARFDGQFPDPQTGLPAVDIIPDGSGGYSLGDIRVDTRWLDELSRKGLNQSYDLSVSGGSSNMTYFVSGSYFGQEAPIIGSDLERLSSRANVAIQVSPKFKITNNLNISRTTQNGMNDATRWANPLYNGYLMAPVVPIRDAEGLYYDGHKGFFMGGNNPVGSLAEDGDDVQTWAMTRILDNVSLSYEIVDGLQLRSAWAFDLLSYNEFYFRNGRYGDGRNLNGLGTESNRNILNWIGTQTLNYSKSFDGVHNVTLLGGYESQKSSTRSVITTGNDFAHPSLRTLASAAEPNSISSTLTEFAFTSIFARANYNYAEKYFVSGSIRNDGSSRFGANQRFGTFWSVGVAWRLDQEAFLQANSFINALKLRASYGVLGNAGIGNYEHIGTINFSGIDYDGNPGGAPGQIGNPDLTWEKSTTVNVGLDFAILNNRLDGTIEYFNRGSDALLLDVPISRTTGFASKTQNFGSLENKGLEITVNANIINGRDFKWSLGGNITFIQNLITKLDEEFIAGTKLRREGEDYQSFFLAEWAGVDPENGDPLWYTDSSMTATTNNFADAERFLSDKTATPSNFGGFNTRLSWKGLSLSLQFSHAWDQWLYDATAWVIQGDGRFTPRSQTNLVLDRWQQSGDVTDVPKFSWGNGSGSNSRNTTRWLHDGTFIRLRNFTLAYNLPQGILNSAKIRSARVYVRGVNTFTWTREDNLYIDPEAAFSGVINSPVPNLKTISVGIDLGF; this is encoded by the coding sequence ATGAGTATTCTCTTATGCTCTAACGCTTGGGCTCAATTTACAGCTACTGGTACAGTAAATACCGAAGGAGATGAACCCCTGGTTGGGGCCTCGGTATTGCTTAAAGGAAGCACGCTAGGAGCTATTACAGGAGCAGACGGCTCTTTTTCAATCAAAGTCCCAGGAAATTCGGGCACGCTAGTAGTAAGTTTTGTAGGTTATAAAACCACAGAATTTGAAGTTACAAGTTCTAATCCCAATATCGAGATTAAGCTGGGAGAAGAAGTCACCACAGTAGATGAAGTGATCATCGTTGGATATGGTCAGGAAAAAAGAGGCTCAAATACAGGAGCCGTTTCTACTGTAAGCTCAGAAGTCCTGGAGCAAGTACCTCTGGGCTCTTTTGAACAAACCTTACAAGGGAATGTCGCTGGTGTTCAGTCCATCATGAGTAATGGACAACCCGGAGCGAATGTAAACATCCTCATTCGCGGGCAGGGTTCTATTTCTGCCTCAAGTGATCCCCTTTTCGTTATCGATGGTATTCCAGTTGCTTCTGGCAATTTGACTGTCTCTGCAGAGACCAGCAACCCGCTTGCAACAATGAACCCCAATGACATTGAGTCAGTAACGGTTCTTAAAGATGCTGCTGCAACGGCTATTTATGGTTCTCGTGGTGCTAATGGTGTGATCCTTATCACAACCAAAAGCGGAACTCCGGGTAAAGCCAAAGTAGAATTCCGTACCCAAATCGGAGTTAATGACTGGGCCATTGCTGAGAAAAACAGACTTCGTGGTCTGACAGCTGAAGAGTACACCCATCTGTACATTGAAGGATATCAAAACCGTAGTGGAGAAGATATCGAAACCATCAAAGCTCGTTTTGATGGACAGTTTCCCGATCCTCAAACCGGATTGCCTGCAGTAGACATCATTCCTGATGGGAGTGGAGGATATTCTTTAGGAGACATTCGTGTGGATACTCGTTGGTTGGATGAACTTTCTCGTAAAGGTCTCAACCAAAGTTATGACCTGAGTGTAAGCGGAGGTAGTAGCAATATGACCTACTTCGTTTCCGGTTCTTATTTTGGTCAGGAAGCTCCGATTATTGGTTCGGACCTGGAAAGACTTTCTTCTCGCGCAAATGTGGCAATTCAGGTAAGTCCAAAATTCAAGATTACAAACAACCTGAATATCTCTCGCACAACCCAAAATGGGATGAACGATGCGACACGTTGGGCCAACCCTCTTTACAATGGATATCTAATGGCTCCTGTGGTTCCAATTAGAGATGCAGAAGGATTGTACTATGATGGTCACAAAGGATTCTTTATGGGAGGAAACAATCCGGTAGGGAGTTTAGCCGAAGATGGAGACGATGTACAAACCTGGGCAATGACCCGTATTCTTGATAATGTTTCTCTGAGTTATGAGATCGTTGATGGATTGCAACTCCGTTCTGCATGGGCATTTGACCTGCTTAGTTACAATGAATTCTATTTCAGAAATGGAAGATATGGAGATGGCCGTAACCTCAATGGTTTGGGAACAGAGTCTAACAGGAATATCCTGAACTGGATTGGAACTCAAACCTTGAATTATTCGAAGTCATTCGATGGAGTTCACAATGTAACTTTGTTAGGAGGATATGAATCTCAAAAATCTTCTACCCGTTCAGTCATTACTACAGGTAATGATTTTGCTCACCCTTCTTTGAGAACTCTCGCAAGTGCGGCTGAGCCAAACAGTATTTCAAGTACCCTTACAGAATTTGCATTCACCTCTATATTCGCCAGAGCGAATTATAATTATGCAGAGAAATACTTTGTTTCTGGTTCTATTCGTAATGATGGTTCCTCTAGATTTGGTGCCAATCAACGTTTCGGTACCTTCTGGTCTGTAGGAGTTGCCTGGCGTTTGGATCAGGAAGCATTCTTACAAGCCAATAGTTTCATTAATGCCTTAAAATTGAGAGCCAGTTACGGAGTATTGGGTAATGCAGGAATTGGTAACTACGAACATATCGGTACGATCAATTTCAGTGGAATTGATTATGATGGAAATCCAGGTGGAGCACCCGGACAGATCGGTAATCCTGATTTGACCTGGGAAAAAAGTACTACCGTCAATGTAGGCCTTGACTTTGCAATCCTGAATAACCGTTTGGATGGTACGATTGAGTATTTCAATAGAGGATCAGATGCCCTGCTTCTTGATGTGCCGATTTCCAGAACGACCGGTTTTGCTTCTAAAACTCAAAACTTTGGTTCACTTGAAAACAAAGGATTAGAGATTACTGTAAATGCAAATATCATCAACGGACGTGATTTCAAATGGAGTTTGGGTGGGAACATCACCTTCATCCAAAACCTGATCACCAAACTGGATGAAGAATTCATTGCAGGTACCAAGCTTCGTCGCGAAGGGGAAGACTATCAGTCCTTTTTCCTTGCGGAATGGGCAGGGGTAGATCCTGAGAATGGTGATCCTCTTTGGTATACGGATTCAAGTATGACAGCTACCACCAATAATTTTGCTGATGCTGAAAGATTCCTGTCTGACAAAACAGCAACTCCTTCAAATTTTGGTGGGTTCAATACTCGCTTGTCCTGGAAAGGATTGAGCCTGAGCTTGCAATTCTCTCATGCATGGGATCAGTGGTTGTATGATGCAACTGCATGGGTAATCCAGGGAGATGGCCGCTTCACTCCTCGTAGTCAGACCAATCTTGTATTGGATCGCTGGCAGCAGTCAGGAGATGTTACGGATGTACCTAAATTCTCATGGGGTAATGGTAGTGGATCAAACTCTAGAAACACCACACGTTGGTTGCATGATGGAACCTTTATCCGCCTGCGTAACTTCACCCTGGCATACAATCTTCCACAAGGCATCTTGAATAGTGCCAAGATTAGATCTGCAAGAGTGTATGTAAGAGGGGTAAATACCTTTACCTGGACAAGAGAAGATAATCTGTATATCGATCCGGAGGCTGCTTTTAGTGGAGTTATCAACTCACCAGTTCCTAACCTGAAAACCATTTCAGTAGGTATTGACCTCGGATTTTAA